The genomic DNA TCCATGGGATGGAGAGCTAACAAGAATTGCAGTTAAAGTATCTCCATCTATATCGCTATCATTTCCAAGAACTCCTGGAGCATTTACAACTAATTGAGTATCTTCATTTGTTGAATAATAATCATCATTTGCAATAGGTGGATCATTTACGCTATTTATTGTAATATAAACTGTTGCAATGTTGCTATCTGCTTGTCCATCATTTGCTTTATAAGTAAAGCTATCTGTGCCATGATAATTTGCATCTGGGGTATAGGTAAATGAACCATTTGAATTAAATGTCAAGCTTCCATGGGATGGAGAGCTAACAAGAATTGCAGTTAAAGTATCTCCATCTATATCGCTATCATTTCCAAGAACTCCTGGAGCATTTACAACTAATTGAGTATCTTCATTTGTTGAATAATAATCATTATTTGCAACTGGAGGAGAATTTATTACATTTACGCTTGCCTCATCTTCATCGTATACCATAATATGACTTCTATTTCCTTCAGCACTTACATTTGCCACATTTGTAAAATTTCCCTTGCATCCAGCAGTTGCATTAAAAATAATGTAGAACCAAGTTGAGTTTGGAAATGGTCCCGTTAAATTCCATGAAATATTATTGCCCCATTGAACTGGATCGCTAATAGGCGTATCATTCTTTTTAGCAGAGCCGCTTACATAACTAAAACAGCTTGGCAGTATATCTGTAATATTTATATAGGATAAATTCTCTGTTCCATTGCTTTTTACAGTTATATTAAAAACTATATTTTCACCTACATGCTTAGTAACATTTTCACCCCAAGAAGAGCCATTCCATACAGTTTTTGATACCAAAATTTCTGGATAAACCGGAGTAATAGTTATATTTACCTTTCCATAATCTGAATTATACTTATAACTCCCCCCTCTTAAATCCTGCATTATTGTAGTTATATTAGTAGCTCCGGCATTGAGTACTTTAAACCTATAAATGACATAATGACTTCCTGCAGCATTACTATCCATATAAACCTCGTATGTAAGGCTCCCACTTGTATTAACAGTAACATTTACTAATTCAATAACAGCAGGATCATATTCTAAGGGAAAACTGCAATTAGTTGCCGCACTAGTTGTGTTATCCCATACATGAACCTCAAACTCCTCACCTATTGCTGGATTTGAATTTGAAATATAGACTAGTTTAGAGCTATCGTCACTTTGCTCGCGTAATCCTTCCACTCTTAGCTTCTGACTTGCATTGGCTGGATTTGCATTATCCGCAGTAACATTTATTGTAAAAGCTCTTGTTTTATCCTTTGATGCACTACTTCTAGTTATATTTACAACAAAGAAAACATCTTTAGTAGAATTATTTTCTATTGTTCCAATATTTTTTTCTGTTCTTTCATTTCCATGTAAATAAATATAAGTAGCATTTTCTGCTGACCAGCTAAAATTAACCCTTACATTTGTTGCATTATATGAGCCATTGTTCCATATTCTTACTTGAACAATTGAACAATTTGGCCCTTCTGTCTTTGGCTTATTATCATCTATTCCTATAATATTCCAAGAAACAATTGCAACTTCTAAAGTAGTATTATTTTGTCCTTCTATTATTCTTGGAATAATTATTCCTCCGAATATTATTGCTATCGCTATTCCTATTATACCCATTTTTTTTAGAGAGAATAACCTCTCGGCATTTTTCATTTTTATCAGCCTCTTGCTTAAAAATGAAATAAAAAGTATTTAAATGTTTCTGCTGAGTTTAAAATTTTTACTAAAAATTACGACTTTGCTATCAAATTGCTTATTTAATTGACTTCAAAAATTCATCCCATAGCGTATTCTTTGCAAAATCAGTATTGCTATAATATTTTGAATAATATAATGGCAGTGGGAAATAAATTGAGGCATTTCCATAAAAGATTTGGGGCAAACTGAAATTAATTTTATTTGCAAATGAATACAAATCAATATATTGCGAATTTATTGCGCTTTCATTTCTTGCATTCCAGAAACTCAAATTTTTAACATAATCAATAAACAAGCTGAATTGCCCGATAAATTCATCAAACATGCTCAAATTCCAGATTGCAAACTTTGGAGAAGCATAGGAATAATAGCTCATATATTCCTCATAAATTACCCCGCAAACTTCCTCCACATCGCCAAAACCCCTTGCAAAAATTTTCTCATGCGGCAGCCCCGTCGCCAGCATCGCGGCGGGCGAAGCAAGCATATACTGAGAGCAATTCCTTAAAGCATATGCGACTTCTATGCAACCCATATTGCATGAAGAGAAAATTATTATGCTTATGTTCTTATTTTCCAGTGCCCTTTTAATTTCACCAATTTCAAGCAAATCTGAGCTACTTTTATCTAAGCAAGTCCCAGCCCATCCATTCCCATGTCCCCAGAATTCAATTGCATAATTTTTTGCCCGCAAAATTTCTTGAGCATATAAAATAAATTCTTCAAGAGTTGAATTGCTCCCCATATTTAATTCATTTTTTTCAATTGTTGTTATTGAATTATTTAAAATATAGAGTTTTGAATCATTGTTTAATGCTCCATCAAAAAGAATTGCAATTCCAGAACTATTTATGCTTAACAATTCATTTAATTCATTAACTGCATATTCATACAAATCATTATCTCCGCTTATATAAACAAGAAAAGCCCATTCCAAAAAATTTTCTTCGCCTGGAATTGAGGTTTCTTCATTTGAATTATTTTCAATTTCACTGCTTTCAGAAGCATTTTCATCTTCTTGAGTTTGATTTTCAAAATCTATTGAGATTTCTTCAATAATATTTTCCTCATCTTGAATTTGCTCTTCATTTGCTTCATCAGAAATATTTTCATTTTGCTCAGTTGCTCCTTCACTTGAATTATTCTCAATAATCTCATCTTGATTTAAGTTTATTTCTTCTTTGCTGCTTTCATTAATTAGTCCTTCTGTTGTTTCATCAGAAATATTTTCAATACCTTCATCTTGATTTTCATTTATTTCTTCGCTAATTCGGGAAATATTTTCTTCAGCTGAGTTATTTTCATCATTTACTTTTTCATTGGTAATATTTTCCTCGTCTTGATTTTGCTCACTTTCATTTATTTCTTCATTTGCTTCAGTTAAATTATCTTCATTTTGCTCATTTGTTCCATCATTGAAGGCATTTTCATTATTTTGAGAATTTATCTCATCGGTTATTCCTTCTTCAGTTGAAGTTTCTTCATTTTCTTCAGTTGAGTTATTTTCAATTTCGTTTTCATTAATTATTTCCTCATCTTGAATTTGCTCTTCATTTGAAAAATCTTCAATTTCGCTATTTTCCTTTTGAGAATTTATCTCATCATTTATTTCTTCTGTTGTTTCATTAAAAACATCTTCTTCATCTTGGGTTGGGTTTTCTGCTTCATTTTCTCCGCTTGAATTATTTTCAATTTCATTGCTTTCATCATTTTGAGTTAAATTTACATCATCATTTATTTCTTCTGTTGAATTATTTTCATCCTCTTGAATTGGAATTTCTTCATTTGCGTCAATATTTTCTTCGGTTGAATTATTTCTCGCTTCATTTGTTTCTTCTGCTATTTCATCATTTGAATCATTTTCAATGCTTTCATTCACCTTCAATTTATCAAAAATTTTTGGAAACAGTAAATAAAAAAGAGTAAAAAATGAATTTGGCAAGAAGCTTGATATTTTTTCTTCTAGCGAAGAAGCTTCTACAAAATAGCAAGCGGATACGGAAGAAATTATGATTGCGCCAACAAGCAATGCTATTAATTTCATATTGCTCACATTTTGCTAACAAAATGTTAATAAATTGCAATTATATAAACTTTTCCAAAACAATTATAAATCGGATTTGCATTAAAAACAAAATGAGGAAAAAAATAATGCTTATAATTGATGATGAAAAGGAAATACATGATTTGATTAAGGAATATCTCTCCCCCTTAAATATTGAGTTTTATTCCGCTTATAGTGGCGAGGAGGGAGTAAAAATGTATAATGAGTTGATGGCTAAAAATAAGAAACCTGACTTGGTGGTAATGGATTTAAATCTATCAGGCTCAAGAAAATTTGAGGATTTAATAAATCAGATTGAAGGGAAAAAAATGGATGGAGTAAGAACAACAGAAGAAATATTGAAAATAGATAAAAATGCAAATGTTGTTGGTTTCACTGCATTTGCTCATCTTGACTGGGGAAAAAGATTAAAGTCACTTGGAATAAAAAATGTTTTCGGGAGAGAAATAGGATTTGATGGATTTGCTAAAAAAGTAAATGAACTTTTAGCATGAAAAAGATTTTTGCTTATTCCAAACTGCTTCGCCTTCCTGGCTTGGGCGGGCTTGCGATTCCGCCAGTATTTGGGGCTATCTCTGTTGGAATTTATGATTTTTATTCTCTCACCCTTCTTTTTTTAATTGGAGCTTTCTCTGCCATCTATGGATTTGTTCTAAATGATTATGCGGATGTTGAACTTGATAGCCTTATACCGGAGCTAAGAGGAAAGCCCCTTGTAAGCGGAGAAGTTTCAAGGAAAAATGCTGTTGCAGTTTGCTTTTTTTGTGTTCTGCTTGCCTTTCTTTCAATAGCAATAATGTGGAAGGGAGAAATTATTGATGAACTGCGCTTTTCTGCATTTGTAAGCATATTTCTTGCAGGAGTTTTAGGAAGCATTTACAATTTATATGGAAAAAAAATTGCTGGCTCTGACTTTTTTGTTGCAATTTCAATGTCATTTGTATTTTTATTCGGCGCCCTTTCTTTTGATAAACCAAACTTGCTTACATGGATAATTTTTATTCTTACTTTTGAGCAGACATTACATATGAATGCTGTTGAAGGAGGAATAAAGGATGCGGACCATGACTTTCTTATGGGGGTAAAAAATATCGCACTTGCAAGTGGGGTAAAGGTAGAAAAAAACAAGATTTTCATTCCTCTTTCATTTAAAATTTTTGGTTTCTTACTTCGCCTTTCATCAGCGGTTTTAATTTTCATTCCTTTCATATATGGCTTGAATTATGAAATATGGCAGGTTTGCCTTCTTGCATTGCTAACAATTTCTTTCATTTACATTGAAATAAAATTTTTGAGCATAAAGGAATTTGAAAGGGCTAAAATAAGGAAAATGATAAGTTCAGCAGCATTTATAAGATATGCAGTTGTTCCCATAATGCTCGTAAGCAAAATTGGCTTGCTCGGCATATTCCTCGCTGTCTTCCCAATCCTATGGTATATGGCATTTATCCCTCTAACAGGCGTAAAACCCTTCCAGCCGGAGATGTAAAATGAAAGCATGCATAATTGGCGCTGGCGTCGGCGGCTTGGCGTGTGGGGCATTGCTTGCAAAAAATGGATGGGAGATAGAGATATATGAAAAAGAAGGGGTGGTTGGTGGGAGGGCAATGTCTATAGAGCTCAGCGAGGAATATTTTAAAGCCATCGAAAGGTTTAATATTTCTGTTCTGGATTTTTCTGAAGAATATGAGAGCAAAGAAGTTGATCTAGGATTTCATTTAATTGGAGGGGGAAAGAAGGGAGGATGCATTAGGTTGCTGAATAGCTTGGGAATAGAGATTGAATTCATTGGCTCAAAAATTGGTTTTATAGGGGAAAAAATAAATTACCCATTTTTAAGCAGATTTGATAAAATAAAAATGATGCCAAGAATAATACAGCTTCTTACAACAAGAAGGAGCAAGCTTGAAGAAATGAAGAAAAATTCGATGGAAGAAATGATTAAAAAATATGGAAAGGGAAAAATGAAAGAAGTTCTTGAGATTTTCCCCCGCCTTATAACAACAGTTAATGATTTAAGCAAAATTTCCGCAGGTGAGGTATTTTTTGCCCAGCGCGAACTTTTAGGCGGGCAACCAGTTGTATATCCAAAGAATGGCTTGGGAGAAATTTCAGAAAAATTGAAGGAATATGTAGAAGAAAGGAATGGAAAAATATTTCTCGGAAAGGAGGTTAATGAAATTATAATAGATGATGGAATTGCAAAGGGAATAAAAATAAAAAAAGAGGAAAAATATTATGATGCAATAATTTCAACAATTCCTTTGCAGAATATTTTTTCAATAGCCAAGGAAAAGAATTTTCCAAAGGAATGGGCTGATTATATAAAAAATCTAAAACCAACAGCAAGCTTGGTTTCATATCATGCAGTTGATGATGTTGGCAATTTAAGAAATAAATCATTTGTTTTTATTGAAAAAGATTGTGATTTTGAAGGAAATGATGTCGTTGGAATGATTGACTTCAAGAAAGAAGGGCTTATTCAATCTTATGCAATTTGCTCTCCTGAGGAAGCAAAGAATAAGGAAAAGATGAATGAATTAATGGAAATAATTGAAAAGAATATAAAGAAAATTATTCCTGAAAAAAAAGTGAAATGGCATATATATTCAGCGGTAAAATATCTTGATGGAGTTGCAAAAACAATTGATTGCATAAAGCCAAGCGTTGTCACGCCAATAAAAAATTTGTATATAGCGGGCGATTATGTTAATTCAAAAGGAGTTGGAATAAACTGCGCCGCTGATTCATCAAACCTAATTTCTTCTATTCTTTTAGCATAACTTTTTCGTTCTTTATTTTTATTATCTCCGCCTTTTCCATAACTTTGAGGATTTCTCTTATTGCTTCCTCTTCGATGAATATTTCCTCTTCCATTTTTTCATCTTTTCTATATATTTCTCCAAGGTCTTCTATTATTTCATTAATGCTT from Thermoplasmatales archaeon includes the following:
- a CDS encoding tandem-95 repeat protein, whose translation is MGIIGIAIAIIFGGIIIPRIIEGQNNTTLEVAIVSWNIIGIDDNKPKTEGPNCSIVQVRIWNNGSYNATNVRVNFSWSAENATYIYLHGNERTEKNIGTIENNSTKDVFFVVNITRSSASKDKTRAFTINVTADNANPANASQKLRVEGLREQSDDSSKLVYISNSNPAIGEEFEVHVWDNTTSAATNCSFPLEYDPAVIELVNVTVNTSGSLTYEVYMDSNAAGSHYVIYRFKVLNAGATNITTIMQDLRGGSYKYNSDYGKVNITITPVYPEILVSKTVWNGSSWGENVTKHVGENIVFNITVKSNGTENLSYINITDILPSCFSYVSGSAKKNDTPISDPVQWGNNISWNLTGPFPNSTWFYIIFNATAGCKGNFTNVANVSAEGNRSHIMVYDEDEASVNVINSPPVANNDYYSTNEDTQLVVNAPGVLGNDSDIDGDTLTAILVSSPSHGSLTFNSNGSFTYTPDANYHGTDSFTYKANDGQADSNIATVYITINSVNDPPIANDDYYSTNEDTQLVVNAPGVLGNDSDIDGDTLTAILVSSPSHG
- a CDS encoding response regulator; this encodes MRKKIMLIIDDEKEIHDLIKEYLSPLNIEFYSAYSGEEGVKMYNELMAKNKKPDLVVMDLNLSGSRKFEDLINQIEGKKMDGVRTTEEILKIDKNANVVGFTAFAHLDWGKRLKSLGIKNVFGREIGFDGFAKKVNELLA
- a CDS encoding UbiA prenyltransferase family protein, giving the protein MKKIFAYSKLLRLPGLGGLAIPPVFGAISVGIYDFYSLTLLFLIGAFSAIYGFVLNDYADVELDSLIPELRGKPLVSGEVSRKNAVAVCFFCVLLAFLSIAIMWKGEIIDELRFSAFVSIFLAGVLGSIYNLYGKKIAGSDFFVAISMSFVFLFGALSFDKPNLLTWIIFILTFEQTLHMNAVEGGIKDADHDFLMGVKNIALASGVKVEKNKIFIPLSFKIFGFLLRLSSAVLIFIPFIYGLNYEIWQVCLLALLTISFIYIEIKFLSIKEFERAKIRKMISSAAFIRYAVVPIMLVSKIGLLGIFLAVFPILWYMAFIPLTGVKPFQPEM
- a CDS encoding FAD-dependent oxidoreductase gives rise to the protein MKACIIGAGVGGLACGALLAKNGWEIEIYEKEGVVGGRAMSIELSEEYFKAIERFNISVLDFSEEYESKEVDLGFHLIGGGKKGGCIRLLNSLGIEIEFIGSKIGFIGEKINYPFLSRFDKIKMMPRIIQLLTTRRSKLEEMKKNSMEEMIKKYGKGKMKEVLEIFPRLITTVNDLSKISAGEVFFAQRELLGGQPVVYPKNGLGEISEKLKEYVEERNGKIFLGKEVNEIIIDDGIAKGIKIKKEEKYYDAIISTIPLQNIFSIAKEKNFPKEWADYIKNLKPTASLVSYHAVDDVGNLRNKSFVFIEKDCDFEGNDVVGMIDFKKEGLIQSYAICSPEEAKNKEKMNELMEIIEKNIKKIIPEKKVKWHIYSAVKYLDGVAKTIDCIKPSVVTPIKNLYIAGDYVNSKGVGINCAADSSNLISSILLA